Sequence from the Bremerella volcania genome:
TCGAGACTAAGTGCGGAGATCGAACAGAATATCGATCATCTCGTCCAATTTCGTCGGAACTTGCATCGCTTTCCGGAAGTCTCTGGCGAAGAATTTCAGACAAGTCTCTCTCTCTACCAAATTCTGGGCGATCTTGGTCTATCCGTACGCATGGGGCCCGACGGCCGAGGTGTAATAGCGGATCTCGATACTTTTGAAAGCGAAGGATCGACCGCAATCGCTCTACGGGGTGACATCGACGCTCTTCGTATCCATGACTGTAAGAAGGTTGACTATTGCAGTCAGGTCGACGGAGTGATGCATGCCTGCGGTCACGATGCCCATACAACGCTCGTCCTGGGTGCAGCTCAAGCAATTCAAGCACTCGCAAAGAGCAATGAATTGCCCTGGCCGATACGTGCTCGCTTCATTTTCCAGCCTGCGGAAGAAACATGTGTGGGCGCGAAAGCGATGATCAAGGCCGGAGCTCTGGAAGACGTCTCCGCCATCTTGGCCACGCACATGGAGCCTGGGCTTCCTTTCGGCAAAGTGGGCTTCCGAAAAGGAGAGTTGACAGCCAATTGCGAAGAGATTCGCATCAACATTCATGGTTCCAGCGGTCACGGGGCGCGGCCATATGAAGCCAATGATCCGATTGCCGCAGCGGCGCAGCTCATTAACACGCTCTATTTGGCCATTCCTCGCGTCACCCAAACCCACGAAGCGGTGGTCGTCAGTTTTGGGCAGATCCATGGGGGAACCAGCGCCAACGTTATTCCCGAGACAGTCCAACTGCAAGGCACCATTCGGACCCTACAATCGCAAACGCGGACCGAGACCATCCGTCACATCCATCGCATCGCCGAGGGGATTGCGATGGCGACCCAAACCGAAATCGAAGTCAGTTTCGATTTAGGAACGCCTGCGGTCCGAAATGATGGCACCGTGATCGACTTGCTCAAAGAGAACTGCGTCGAGCTTTTGGGCATGCCTGCGATCCATGAAGTTCCGCGAGCCAGTATGGGTGGCGAGGACTTTGCGTTCTACCTGGACCATGTGCCGGGAGCGATGATTCGGCTGGGATGTGCTACGCCTGGATCAAGCACCTGGCCTCTTCTGCACAGCACGCGATTCGACATCGATGAACGTGTTTTGCCGCTGGGAGCTAACTTGCTGGCTCGTAGTGTGATCGCCTGTTTCGAGCCTGGCTCACGATTCCATACTTATTTGCTACAGTCTCGGACGACTTCTCATCCCGATTCGACTTCAGACTAGGATGCCCCACATGTCGAAAATCGAGTTTCGTGCCAACAATTACCCGACCCTTGGTGTTGAGTTGGAATTAGGCCTGGTCGATAGCAAGACGATGCAGTTGTCGTCCGCAGTTCAAACCATCCTCGACCAGTTGCCGGAAGAGGAAAAAGGGCAGTACAAGCCAGAATTGATGCAGTGCTGTTTAGAGATCAACACAGGAATTTGCCATACCGTTGGCGAAGCGGAGCAGGACCTTTCCGACAAAATCAAACGCATCGAAACCGTACTCGACAAGTTAGGCCTCCAACTTTGGTGGGCAGCGACGCATCCTTTCTCGCGTTGGAAAGATCAAGTCGTTACCCCCAATCAACGCTACCTGGATCTGCTGGAACTATTGCAAGAGATGGCCCGGCGCCTGGTCACCCAGGGATTGCACGTACATGTGGGGGTCGAGTCTGGCGACAAAGCAGTCATGCTTTGCGATCGCATCATGCAATACTTGCCTCTGCTATTGGCCCTCTCCAGTTCGAGTCCCTACTGGGAAGGTCGCGATACCGGCCTTTCGTCTCATCGCAGTAAAATCATGGAGGGGCTGCCGACTGCCGGAATTCCGACACTCATGCGGAACTGGAGCGAGTACGTATGGATCGTCAACCACATGGTCGATACGGGCTTCATCAACACGATTCGTGAAATCTGGTGGGACGTTCGTCCACACCATAACTTTGGAACGGTCGAAGTGCGTATCTGCGATATGCCTGGCAGCTTAGAAGATGCTTTGGCCCTGACTGCCATGACCCAATGCTTGATCGTCTATCTCTCGCGTGAGATTGACGAAGGAGCCTATCAGCACGACTGCCACCCTATGATGGTTCGGCAGAACAAGTGGCGAGCAGCCCGGTTCGGGACTTCGGCTCGCCTGGTCAACTCGTTCACCTTTGATGTCGAAACGGTGCCTGAGATGACAAAACGCCTGGTAACCAAGTTGGCCCCACTGGCCAAACGGCTCCAGTGTGCCGACCAGCTTGAACACTGCAACGTGATCGCCAATCGCCCGAGTTGGGCATCGCAACAGCGGAAACTATTACAAGAAACAGGATCAGCGGCCGAGATGGTCCGAATCCTGACGGATGGTTCGAGACTATCCAAGGCCGCTGCTTCCGATGAATCAAGCGTATAACCAATCGGTCAATTAAGCCGTACCGGCAGGGTTGAAGTATTCCGGCTCCCTTCCGGAAATCCATTTGATGTTGCATCCAATGCTGGGCATATGCGGTTCCGGCACCGGTTGCCCCGCGACAACGGCATCAACCGCCTTGCGAAGATCTTCGCCGGTCACAGCGATGTCGTTACCAGGCCGACTGGCGTCGAACTGCCCACGATAGGCAAGCTTCTTTTCGGCATCAAAGACATAGAAGTCAGGCGTGCAGGCCGCTTTGTAAGCCTTGGCAACACTCTGATCTTCATCGTACAGGTAGGGAAACGTATAGCCGCGATTCTCGGCCTCGTGGACCATTTGCTCTGGCGAATCATCTGGGTAATTCGCAACGTCATTGGAACTGATCCCGACCACAGCAACCCCCTTTGCCTGGCACTCACGACCAAATTCGGCCAAAGCATCGGCTAGATGCTTTACGAAAGGACAATGGTTGCACATGAAGATAACGACTAGTGCCTTAGCATCAGCAAAGTCAGCAAGCGATACCATCTTCGAATCGACATTCAACAGCGAAAAATCGGGAGCAGGCGTTCCCAGCGGAAGCATCGTACTGGCGGTCTTAACCATCGAGAAATCGTCCTAGGGTGGGGGGTCAGGAAGTCGTGAGTCGTTCCCGTATTCTAACGCAGTCGCAGGCTCTCTCAACCGCAGGCCGTGTGAACGGTGGCATTAAGATTCAGCGATACCAAACAGCTTTCGAGCGTTTGCCGTCGTGATACGTGCCATCTCGGCGGCGCCGACACCTCGCTCACTTGCCAGGCATGTTCCCGTGTGAATGACAAGTGCCGGCTCGTTGGGCCGCTGTTTACGGCATGGCTCGGGACTCAAGTAGGGACAGTCGGTTTCCACGAGCAAGCGATCTGTCGGGACAGTTTTCGCCACGTCGCGTAGTTCCTGGTTTCTCTTGAACGTCAGCATGCCGGCGAAACTAATATGCATCCCGCACGCGACACCTAGTTCGGCAAGTTGGGCATTTCCGGTGTAGGAATGCAAAATCCCCGACAGCGGCCCGTCGGCCTTCGAGTTTTCTAACCACTGGACGATGTCGTCTTCGCAGTCACGCATATGAATGACGAGCGGTTTGCGGTATTCCCGCGACTTTTCAACGTGCCAACTCAGGTACTGTTTCTGAAGTTCGATTGGGGCAAAATCCCAGTATCGATCGAGGCCAGTCTCTCCGATAGCAACCACCTTAGGGTGAGGAATCAGCTTTTCCACCTTATCCAGGTCTCCGTCGTTTGCCTCGGCACTATGATTGGGGTGAATCCCCACGGAAGCATAGACCTGTGGAAAACGCTCGGCCAACTCAACGCAAATTCGGCTATCTTCCAAGGTGGTACCGATCGCCACAATCGTGCTGACACCGGCCTCTTCGGCTCGGCCTAAGACATCTTCGATTTGAGGCAATATCCCCTCGTCGAACAAATGGGCATGCGTGTCAAACCACTCCACGATGGATTCTCTTCTCCAAGATCGAAACTGCGAATACGAAACGGTCCATGGTAACGCGGACTATGCCGGGACGAAACGACGGCTACGCCTTCATTGCAGGAGAATTACCGTTCGCGTCGGCTAGATTCTCCAGATGCCCCATCGCCATACCAATCGCCATATGCACTAAAAGATAGGACGACTGATCTCGATCCATCCACGTAGCAATTTCTTCCAATGTCTGAAGCAGGCGATGCTCATAGAGTGTCATTTCCCGCAGAATAAAATCGAGCGAAAGGTCGTTCAAGTCCGTATAGTCCATCGGAAAATCGCCCAGCATAACGGGACGACCATCCGCTTCAAGCACACGTAAAATACGCTGAACCAAATCGTGATGGTCTGCAGCAATATCCTCGATAATACCTGCCTTTGCTTCGCTGCCAATCCTGACCCAGGGCCGAGCGTAAGTTAGATAGGTTGGCAGGGACCGATGATGCAATGCGGCAATTCGGTTAAGCAACTCATACTGTTTGGCAGACAACATTAGCAACGACTCACTTTGAGCATCACGAGACCAAACCGCGAACGGCCTGCTGAATCCAAACGTTCAGAGCATCCCAACCGACGATTAGCACCAATACTGGAATCGTCAAACACCACAGATAACCCGTTTGTAAAATGCTTGGCGAACTTCGCATCGGAGCGGTATCCCCTTCAACCGAGTCGATCGTCATCGCTTTCACAATGCGCAGATAATAAAACAAGCTGATTGCCGTATTCACACAACCAATCACCAGCAACGCAACCAAATACGTTTCGCCGCCTGCGAGGTATCCGCGAGCCAGTCCCGCAAAGACAGCAAACTTGCCAATAAATCCAGCCAGCGGAGGAAGGCCGACGAGACTAACCAGCATCACTGTCAGGCAAATGGTAAACGACTTGCTGCGATGAATCAGCCCGGCGTAGTCGCGAATTTCTTCACTTCCTGTAACGTCACGCACCATGGCCACGACGGCGAAAGCCCCAAGGTTCATCAGTAGATAGACGGCAATATAAAGTCCCAGGTAGCCGACACACTGACTTGCCGCCACGGGATCGATCGAGACTAGAGTGAGCACCGCCGGCACCGCCATCATCATGTAGCCTGCGTGCGCAATCGTGGAGTAGGCCAAGAGTCGTTTGATATTCGTCTGAGCGAACGCAGCCAGATTTCCAAATGTACAGGTCACCGCCGCCATCGCAGCAATCACCCAAGCCACGAAGTTTTGAGTCGAGCTCAAGGCGGGGCTTATCAATTCGGAATGGCTCGAAATAGCCAGCTCGCTACCTTCTCTCCATTCAACCAACTCAAGCGGGGCACCCTCCAAGCAAGTGAGCCCGATTGCCATTCTCACCAACAATGCCAAGGCGGCTGCTTTTGAAGCCACCGAAAGGAATGCACCAACTTCTGCGGTAGCGCCTTCAAATACATCGGGACACCACTGGTGAAACGGAACCGCGGACAGTTTGAACGCCACGCCCACGAGAATCATCAACATGGCCATCACCAGGATCACGCTCTCAGCGGGTGAGATTCCGGCTGCAGCCACTTGCGCAAGGTGCAATGCCATCGTTGGCATATGTGCTGAATTCAGCATGCCAGAAAGCAGGCTGATTCCATAGAGCATCACCCCGGCGGTGCCTGCTCCGTAAACGGCATACTTTAGTGCCGCCTCCGATCCCTTGCGATCGTGACGATGCATCGCCACCATCGCATAAGAAGGGACCGATGCCATCTCGATCGCAAGAAAGACCATCAACATATGATTGGCGGACACCATCAGGCACATGCCCAGTGTTGAACCTAACACCAACGTCGTGAAGTCAGGGCTATCCGGCTTACGATGCGCTTGGGTTAGTTTTACGAGTAGAAAAAAGAGTAGCAGAAAGACAAGCAACAAGGTCTTGATGACAACCGAGAAGCCATCATACACGAGCATCCCGGTAAAGATCTCGACTCGCGGCAACTCGCCAATGGGAACCATGCGGGCTGGACTTTGCGAAATGTCCCAAGGGGCCAGCGGAGACAGAACAGCAAGAGCGACCAAGGTTCCTGCCAGAGCAAACCAATTCGAGTCAATTCGCTCGGAAAACGCGAACATGCGAGCCAAGAGAATCACAACAATCGTCACGCACAGTGCCAATTCCACCCCAAACCCAGGGAGGCTGGCGAACGTATCGGACGTCAAGTGATTCACGAGGGTGACAAACATGTAAGCGATGGATCTACTCAGGGGGCGTTCGCGGCAACGTCTTTATCGGCCTCTTGGCGTTCAGCCCGAAGTTGGGGGAGTTTCACGTCCTCGGTCCACTCGACCAGGTCGGCTACCTGTTGATCGACCGTGGCGTCCATGTATCGGAACATGGTCGCTGGGAAGACTCCCAGGACCACTGCCAGTACACAAAGTGGCAGGGCAATGGCCATTTCGCGAAGATTGATCTCCGATATTCCTTCTTGGTGCGGGCCTCGATATTCGGGTCCCAGATAGACGCGTTGGATTGCCCACAAGATGTATGCCGCCGTCAGAATAACGACCGCTGCTGCAATCGCCGCCAATGTGGCACTCAGCTTCCAGACCGAAAGGACAACGAAGACCTCGCCAATAAAACCACAGAGCCCTGGAAGTCCCAAGCCAGCGAAGAACAATAGCATGGCCATCGCTGTATAAACGGGCATCTTGCCATATAAGCCGCCGAACTGATTCAAATCGCGGTGATGAACGCGGTCGTAAATCACGCCAACCATGAAGAACATTC
This genomic interval carries:
- a CDS encoding M20 metallopeptidase family protein, with translation MTTWQSRLSAEIEQNIDHLVQFRRNLHRFPEVSGEEFQTSLSLYQILGDLGLSVRMGPDGRGVIADLDTFESEGSTAIALRGDIDALRIHDCKKVDYCSQVDGVMHACGHDAHTTLVLGAAQAIQALAKSNELPWPIRARFIFQPAEETCVGAKAMIKAGALEDVSAILATHMEPGLPFGKVGFRKGELTANCEEIRINIHGSSGHGARPYEANDPIAAAAQLINTLYLAIPRVTQTHEAVVVSFGQIHGGTSANVIPETVQLQGTIRTLQSQTRTETIRHIHRIAEGIAMATQTEIEVSFDLGTPAVRNDGTVIDLLKENCVELLGMPAIHEVPRASMGGEDFAFYLDHVPGAMIRLGCATPGSSTWPLLHSTRFDIDERVLPLGANLLARSVIACFEPGSRFHTYLLQSRTTSHPDSTSD
- a CDS encoding carboxylate-amine ligase — translated: MSKIEFRANNYPTLGVELELGLVDSKTMQLSSAVQTILDQLPEEEKGQYKPELMQCCLEINTGICHTVGEAEQDLSDKIKRIETVLDKLGLQLWWAATHPFSRWKDQVVTPNQRYLDLLELLQEMARRLVTQGLHVHVGVESGDKAVMLCDRIMQYLPLLLALSSSSPYWEGRDTGLSSHRSKIMEGLPTAGIPTLMRNWSEYVWIVNHMVDTGFINTIREIWWDVRPHHNFGTVEVRICDMPGSLEDALALTAMTQCLIVYLSREIDEGAYQHDCHPMMVRQNKWRAARFGTSARLVNSFTFDVETVPEMTKRLVTKLAPLAKRLQCADQLEHCNVIANRPSWASQQRKLLQETGSAAEMVRILTDGSRLSKAAASDESSV
- a CDS encoding thioredoxin family protein; this translates as MVKTASTMLPLGTPAPDFSLLNVDSKMVSLADFADAKALVVIFMCNHCPFVKHLADALAEFGRECQAKGVAVVGISSNDVANYPDDSPEQMVHEAENRGYTFPYLYDEDQSVAKAYKAACTPDFYVFDAEKKLAYRGQFDASRPGNDIAVTGEDLRKAVDAVVAGQPVPEPHMPSIGCNIKWISGREPEYFNPAGTA
- a CDS encoding TatD family hydrolase: MEWFDTHAHLFDEGILPQIEDVLGRAEEAGVSTIVAIGTTLEDSRICVELAERFPQVYASVGIHPNHSAEANDGDLDKVEKLIPHPKVVAIGETGLDRYWDFAPIELQKQYLSWHVEKSREYRKPLVIHMRDCEDDIVQWLENSKADGPLSGILHSYTGNAQLAELGVACGMHISFAGMLTFKRNQELRDVAKTVPTDRLLVETDCPYLSPEPCRKQRPNEPALVIHTGTCLASERGVGAAEMARITTANARKLFGIAES
- a CDS encoding NADH-quinone oxidoreductase subunit N → MFVTLVNHLTSDTFASLPGFGVELALCVTIVVILLARMFAFSERIDSNWFALAGTLVALAVLSPLAPWDISQSPARMVPIGELPRVEIFTGMLVYDGFSVVIKTLLLVFLLLFFLLVKLTQAHRKPDSPDFTTLVLGSTLGMCLMVSANHMLMVFLAIEMASVPSYAMVAMHRHDRKGSEAALKYAVYGAGTAGVMLYGISLLSGMLNSAHMPTMALHLAQVAAAGISPAESVILVMAMLMILVGVAFKLSAVPFHQWCPDVFEGATAEVGAFLSVASKAAALALLVRMAIGLTCLEGAPLELVEWREGSELAISSHSELISPALSSTQNFVAWVIAAMAAVTCTFGNLAAFAQTNIKRLLAYSTIAHAGYMMMAVPAVLTLVSIDPVAASQCVGYLGLYIAVYLLMNLGAFAVVAMVRDVTGSEEIRDYAGLIHRSKSFTICLTVMLVSLVGLPPLAGFIGKFAVFAGLARGYLAGGETYLVALLVIGCVNTAISLFYYLRIVKAMTIDSVEGDTAPMRSSPSILQTGYLWCLTIPVLVLIVGWDALNVWIQQAVRGLVS